The Pirellulimonas nuda genome includes a region encoding these proteins:
- a CDS encoding 30S ribosomal protein S1, which translates to MVNRNLIREFDVTEADWEAAVGTALLDETAWLEAEDVNLNTIVEGKIVRMDDEFVVIDVGYKSEGLVPREEWQADEENEEEPEPQIGDTVRVLVEEIEDVVGRHDDRGMLVLSKRKAETIEKWMAVMDNVHEGDVVTGTVLRKIKGGLLVDIGVNVFLPASQVDIRRPHDIGEYVDKEIQCIVLKIDEQRRNIVVSRRSLIENERAAKKSELLKVLEVGQLRKGVVKNIADFGAFVDLGGIDGLLHITDMSWGRIGHPSEMVKIDQELEVAVLHIDYEKEKIALGLKQKEASPWDNVSTKYPVGSRIKGTVVNVMSYGAFVKLEDGIEGLVHISEMSWTKRISHPSEMVNIDDEVEVVVLGINEEKQEISLGMKQTQKNPWDKVAEAYPPGAMVTGKVRNLTNYGAFIEIEEGIDGLLHVSDMSWTRKVSHPSEVVEKGQEVHCKVLSVDQDRRRIALGVKQMDDDPWATDIPNRYQPGQLISGEVTKITNFGVFVGLEDGLEGLLHISELADHKVENPEEVCKVGDVLEVKVLRVDIDERKIGLSRKRVEWAEGEGDEPTTEATSNMSSADLKGGIGADSGPLFKSASAAEPTAEADAPAADAPADEPADQPADAS; encoded by the coding sequence ATGGTAAACCGTAACCTCATTCGTGAATTCGACGTCACCGAAGCAGACTGGGAAGCCGCGGTCGGCACCGCCCTGCTGGATGAAACCGCGTGGCTGGAAGCCGAAGACGTCAACCTGAACACCATCGTCGAGGGCAAGATTGTCCGCATGGACGACGAGTTCGTCGTCATCGACGTCGGCTACAAGAGCGAGGGGCTGGTGCCCCGCGAAGAGTGGCAAGCGGATGAGGAGAACGAAGAAGAACCAGAGCCGCAGATCGGCGACACGGTCCGCGTGCTGGTGGAAGAGATCGAAGACGTGGTCGGCCGCCACGACGACCGCGGCATGCTGGTCCTCTCCAAGCGCAAGGCGGAGACGATCGAGAAGTGGATGGCGGTCATGGACAACGTCCATGAAGGTGACGTGGTCACCGGCACCGTGCTCCGCAAGATCAAGGGGGGCCTGCTGGTCGACATCGGCGTGAACGTGTTCCTGCCCGCCAGCCAGGTCGACATCCGCCGCCCGCACGACATCGGCGAGTACGTCGACAAAGAGATCCAGTGCATCGTGCTCAAGATCGACGAGCAGCGCCGCAACATCGTCGTGAGCCGCCGCAGCCTGATCGAGAACGAACGGGCCGCGAAGAAGTCGGAGCTGCTCAAGGTGCTGGAGGTGGGTCAGCTGCGCAAGGGCGTGGTGAAGAACATCGCCGACTTCGGCGCGTTTGTGGACCTGGGCGGCATCGACGGCCTGCTGCACATCACGGACATGAGCTGGGGCCGCATCGGACACCCGAGCGAGATGGTCAAGATCGACCAGGAGCTCGAGGTCGCCGTGCTGCACATCGACTACGAGAAAGAGAAGATCGCCCTGGGGCTGAAGCAGAAGGAAGCCAGCCCGTGGGACAACGTGTCGACCAAGTACCCGGTCGGCTCGCGGATCAAGGGGACCGTGGTCAACGTGATGAGCTACGGCGCCTTCGTGAAGCTGGAAGACGGCATCGAAGGGCTGGTGCACATCAGCGAGATGAGCTGGACCAAGCGCATCAGCCACCCCAGCGAGATGGTGAACATCGACGACGAGGTCGAGGTGGTCGTGCTGGGCATCAACGAGGAGAAGCAAGAGATCTCCCTCGGCATGAAGCAGACCCAGAAGAACCCCTGGGACAAGGTGGCCGAGGCCTACCCGCCCGGCGCCATGGTCACCGGCAAGGTCCGCAACCTCACCAACTACGGCGCGTTCATCGAGATCGAAGAGGGGATCGACGGCCTGCTGCACGTCAGCGACATGTCGTGGACCCGCAAGGTCAGCCACCCGAGCGAAGTGGTGGAGAAGGGGCAAGAGGTGCACTGCAAGGTGCTCTCCGTCGACCAGGACCGCCGCCGCATCGCCCTGGGCGTGAAGCAGATGGACGACGACCCGTGGGCGACCGACATCCCCAACCGCTACCAGCCGGGCCAGCTGATCTCCGGCGAGGTGACCAAGATCACCAACTTCGGCGTGTTCGTCGGACTGGAAGACGGCCTCGAGGGGCTGCTGCACATCTCGGAGCTGGCCGACCACAAGGTCGAGAACCCCGAAGAGGTGTGCAAGGTGGGCGACGTGCTGGAGGTGAAGGTGCTACGCGTCGACATCGACGAGCGCAAGATCGGCCTCAGCCGCAAACGCGTTGAGTGGGCCGAGGGCGAGGGCGACGAGCCCACCACCGAGGCGACGAGCAACATGTCGTCGGCCGACCTCAAGGGCGGCATCGGCGCCGACTCCGGCCCGTTGTTCAAGTCCGCCAGCGCCGCGGAACCCACGGCCGAGGCGGACGCCCCCGCTGCGGATGCCCCGGCCGACGAGCCGGCCGATCAGCCGGCCGACGCGTCGTAA
- a CDS encoding sigma-70 family RNA polymerase sigma factor, translated as MPAAPKPKKKRASSAVQTPLETYLREINETALLTAADERELATKIGEGDIHARDRMVRANLRLVVNIARGYAGKGLGLQDLIEEGNLGLLRAVEGFDPAMGTRFSTYASYWIKQSIKRALINTGKTIRIPAYMVELLSKWRRATARLTEELDRSPTPEEIARVLGLPKKKLPIIKKAIKIYNATPQTDQADSGWTLGDMVMDEGQLSPDEAMLESDSMTHALAMLDDMDEREATILRLRFGLTGGEPKTLKEIGLELGLTRERVRQIETEALGKMAISLEDPAAAERMRMR; from the coding sequence ATGCCCGCCGCTCCGAAGCCCAAGAAGAAACGCGCCAGCTCCGCCGTGCAAACGCCGCTGGAGACCTACCTGCGCGAGATCAACGAGACCGCGCTGCTGACCGCCGCGGACGAACGCGAGCTGGCCACCAAGATCGGCGAGGGCGACATCCACGCCCGCGACCGCATGGTGCGGGCCAACCTCCGCCTGGTGGTGAACATCGCCCGCGGCTACGCCGGCAAGGGGCTGGGGCTGCAGGACCTGATCGAGGAAGGGAACCTGGGGCTGCTGCGCGCCGTTGAGGGGTTCGACCCGGCCATGGGGACCCGCTTCAGCACCTACGCCAGCTACTGGATCAAGCAGTCGATCAAGCGTGCCCTGATCAACACCGGCAAGACCATCCGCATCCCGGCCTACATGGTCGAGCTGCTGAGCAAGTGGCGGCGGGCCACCGCGCGGCTGACCGAAGAGCTGGACCGCAGCCCCACCCCGGAAGAGATCGCCCGCGTGCTGGGCCTGCCCAAGAAGAAGCTGCCGATCATCAAGAAGGCGATCAAGATCTACAACGCCACGCCGCAGACCGACCAGGCCGACTCCGGCTGGACGCTGGGCGACATGGTGATGGACGAGGGCCAGCTCAGCCCCGACGAGGCGATGCTCGAGAGCGACAGCATGACCCACGCGCTGGCGATGCTGGACGACATGGACGAACGCGAGGCGACCATCCTCCGCCTCCGCTTCGGCCTGACCGGCGGCGAGCCCAAGACGCTCAAAGAGATCGGCCTAGAGCTGGGCCTGACCCGCGAACGCGTGCGGCAGATCGAGACCGAAGCGCTCGGCAAGATGGCGATCAGCCTGGAAGACCCCGCGGCCGCGGAGCGGATGCGGATGCGGTAA
- a CDS encoding nucleotidyltransferase: protein MDPSTVIHDHPEVRSYDDRLSEDWDWAMSEGDRFFSEKSQAFLALRKLVKRLDEVGVDYSVVGGLALFAHGYQRFTDDVDLVVTKESLAAIHTALDGLGYIKPFDASKHLRDTELGVRIEFLTTGGFPGDGKEKPVAFPDPIDVSIDRQGIKFINLPTLVDLKLASGMSNVSRMKDLADILELIKAAKLPRDLAAQLNPYVRDEYDRLWQASQIKSPNDHD, encoded by the coding sequence ATGGACCCTTCAACCGTCATCCACGATCATCCGGAAGTTCGGTCCTACGACGATCGTTTGTCCGAAGACTGGGATTGGGCCATGAGCGAGGGGGACCGTTTTTTTTCGGAGAAGAGCCAAGCCTTTCTGGCGTTACGAAAGCTTGTCAAGCGGCTTGATGAGGTGGGCGTCGATTATTCGGTGGTCGGCGGCCTGGCCCTCTTCGCGCACGGCTACCAGCGCTTCACGGATGATGTCGATCTCGTAGTCACCAAGGAAAGCTTGGCGGCGATCCATACGGCTCTTGATGGCCTCGGCTACATCAAGCCGTTCGATGCGAGCAAGCACCTGCGCGATACGGAATTGGGCGTTCGGATCGAGTTCTTGACAACCGGCGGCTTCCCCGGCGACGGCAAAGAAAAACCGGTCGCGTTCCCCGACCCAATCGACGTATCGATCGATCGCCAGGGCATCAAGTTCATCAACCTCCCGACGCTCGTCGACCTCAAGCTCGCCTCAGGTATGAGCAACGTCAGCCGGATGAAAGATTTGGCCGATATCCTCGAGCTCATCAAGGCCGCGAAGCTGCCGCGCGACCTCGCTGCGCAGCTCAACCCCTACGTGCGCGACGAGTACGACCGCCTCTGGCAGGCGAGCCAGATCAAGTCGCCCAACGATCACGATTGA
- a CDS encoding ABC transporter permease, with amino-acid sequence MLATHLSLLASASSDPITLVRLSIALAPVALVIGIFWRWSIGPWFAVYSIARMLTQLLLVGYVLTFVFQAQQPWTVLAVLTVMVLAASSIALRTVADGSWARFWHAAGSIALGSLVGLAFATQGVLSVEPWFAPREVVALAGMAISNAMNAVSLAAERLAAETAAGKPYPQARSTAYRTSMIPGINALLAVGIVSFPGAMTGQILEGADPLAAARFQIMVMCMVFTSNGIAAACYLALSRDGRLPTNRTDKNG; translated from the coding sequence ATGCTCGCCACGCACCTAAGCCTGCTGGCCAGCGCGTCGAGCGACCCGATCACCCTCGTGCGGCTGTCCATCGCGCTGGCGCCGGTGGCCCTGGTGATCGGCATCTTCTGGCGGTGGTCGATCGGCCCGTGGTTCGCCGTGTATTCGATTGCCCGGATGCTCACCCAGCTGCTGCTGGTGGGCTACGTGCTGACGTTCGTCTTCCAGGCCCAGCAGCCCTGGACCGTGCTGGCGGTGCTCACCGTGATGGTGCTGGCCGCCTCCAGCATCGCGCTGCGCACCGTGGCCGACGGCTCGTGGGCCAGGTTCTGGCACGCCGCGGGCTCGATCGCGCTGGGCTCGTTGGTGGGGCTCGCGTTCGCCACCCAGGGGGTGCTGAGCGTAGAGCCGTGGTTCGCGCCGCGCGAGGTCGTGGCCCTGGCCGGCATGGCCATCTCCAACGCCATGAACGCCGTGAGCCTGGCCGCCGAACGCCTGGCCGCCGAAACGGCCGCCGGCAAGCCCTACCCCCAGGCCCGCAGCACCGCGTACCGCACCTCGATGATCCCGGGGATCAACGCCCTGCTGGCGGTCGGCATCGTGTCGTTCCCCGGCGCCATGACGGGGCAGATCCTCGAGGGCGCCGACCCGCTGGCGGCCGCCCGCTTCCAGATCATGGTGATGTGCATGGTGTTCACCTCCAACGGCATCGCGGCCGCCTGCTACCTGGCGCTGAGCCGCGACGGACGGTTGCCCACCAATCGCACGGATAAAAACGGATGA
- a CDS encoding ImuA family protein, producing the protein MADSNAGAAPEREELMRRLRGRVQQMESASRPAGAAISTGAAGLDRLLAGPGAPAGMAPGTLIDWVASPRSNPTPTADGLRPVAARRWTHHPDTRRRGGARRLAATGGGGACLPALWCAWRGCGRGGELVVIDPRGAFYPPAAAAWGVDLRRLLLVRPSGPRDLFWSLLAALRSPAVGAVWAECDRIPTHTFRALCLAAEEGGTLGMLVRPASALDAPTWADAQLRVSHAPSSSASIAPNSCRPTVGADHAHHSVRAHQAERPRQADRTDLRSAAIAGVREGLDRCLTLTLTRRRGGAAGGAVTLSFDPDAGALREYPTSQPPSQHPACPLAPSA; encoded by the coding sequence ATGGCTGATAGCAACGCTGGCGCCGCGCCCGAGCGCGAAGAACTGATGCGCCGGCTGCGCGGGCGCGTGCAGCAGATGGAGTCGGCCAGCCGCCCGGCGGGCGCGGCCATCTCTACCGGCGCGGCGGGCCTCGACCGCCTGCTCGCGGGCCCCGGCGCCCCAGCGGGCATGGCCCCGGGCACGCTGATCGATTGGGTCGCTTCCCCGCGTTCCAACCCAACGCCAACAGCCGACGGGCTCCGCCCCGTCGCCGCGCGTCGGTGGACTCACCACCCCGACACGCGCCGACGGGGCGGAGCCCGTCGGCTAGCTGCGACTGGGGGCGGCGGCGCCTGCCTCCCCGCGTTGTGGTGTGCTTGGCGGGGTTGTGGGCGCGGCGGAGAGCTGGTGGTGATCGACCCCCGCGGCGCGTTCTACCCCCCCGCCGCCGCGGCGTGGGGGGTCGACCTGCGTCGGCTGCTGCTGGTCCGCCCGTCGGGCCCCAGAGACTTGTTCTGGTCGCTGCTGGCGGCGCTCCGCTCCCCCGCGGTCGGCGCGGTGTGGGCCGAGTGCGACCGGATCCCCACACACACGTTCCGCGCGCTCTGTCTGGCCGCGGAAGAAGGAGGGACCCTCGGCATGCTCGTGCGCCCGGCCAGCGCGCTCGACGCCCCCACCTGGGCAGACGCGCAGCTACGCGTCTCGCACGCGCCTAGTAGCAGCGCGAGCATTGCGCCCAATAGCTGCCGACCTACGGTCGGCGCGGACCACGCACATCACTCCGTGCGGGCGCACCAAGCAGAGCGCCCGCGCCAAGCGGATCGCACCGACCTTAGGTCGGCAGCTATTGCGGGCGTGCGGGAGGGGCTCGATCGCTGCCTGACGCTCACCCTCACGCGTCGCCGCGGGGGAGCCGCCGGGGGCGCGGTGACCCTCTCGTTCGACCCCGACGCCGGCGCGCTGCGCGAATACCCCACGAGCCAACCCCCAAGCCAGCACCCCGCATGCCCCCTCGCACCCTCTGCGTAG
- a CDS encoding Y-family DNA polymerase translates to MPPRTLCVALPRWPIQRLTHARPELRGRAAALIAPGRRGETVMACSAEASRAGVAPGMPAAEAQTLVAGRRLLTAPHDPVADRHALEKLAAECLRFCPLVGLEDAPEPGCLLMDLAGLEAIYPDPATLAARVADHFARLGLAVRLATADTVGRAWALAHFSAPLPTAALSLPAAALSLPAAALSLPAAALRLDADTLDRLAQLGVHSVDQLLALPRAGLAARFPPLLTRRLAQFLGEVDERITACTAETPLVAQWEFEAPVENADTTAAVAGILIDRLAAALAQQQRGALRIEATFVGADRSERLLELRLFEPTARAQQLKELMTLRMETLTLDAPLQAVRLAVSESAPIAPRQGTLFDQDQRNRPHELALLAARLTGRLGETQVLRAHKRASHLPERAFALTPAAQQASRAYTLGGDHAAELRRRPLTLHNPPQRVELLAAEPDGAPTRLGLGGEQVDVRLAVGPERIETGWHRGATVRRDYYRLETHGGALWVFRDLRSGAWWLHGEY, encoded by the coding sequence ATGCCCCCTCGCACCCTCTGCGTAGCGCTGCCCCGCTGGCCGATCCAGCGGCTCACCCACGCGCGGCCCGAGCTGCGCGGCCGGGCGGCAGCGCTGATTGCGCCGGGGCGGCGGGGCGAGACGGTGATGGCCTGCTCTGCCGAGGCCTCCCGCGCGGGGGTCGCCCCCGGCATGCCGGCGGCCGAGGCCCAAACGTTGGTCGCAGGGCGCCGGTTGCTCACGGCGCCGCACGACCCAGTGGCCGACCGCCACGCCCTCGAGAAGCTCGCCGCGGAGTGCCTGCGGTTCTGCCCGCTGGTCGGCCTCGAAGACGCCCCCGAGCCGGGCTGCCTGCTGATGGACCTGGCCGGGCTCGAAGCGATCTACCCCGACCCCGCCACGCTCGCGGCCCGCGTGGCGGACCATTTTGCTCGCCTGGGGCTGGCGGTGCGGCTGGCCACGGCAGACACCGTCGGCCGGGCGTGGGCGCTGGCCCACTTCTCGGCGCCCCTGCCCACCGCGGCGCTGAGTCTCCCTGCCGCGGCGCTGAGTCTTCCTGCCGCGGCGCTGAGTCTCCCTGCCGCGGCGCTGAGGCTCGACGCCGACACGCTCGACCGGCTTGCGCAGCTCGGCGTCCACTCGGTCGACCAGCTTCTGGCGCTGCCGCGGGCGGGCCTCGCGGCGCGGTTCCCGCCGCTGCTCACACGGCGCCTCGCGCAGTTCTTGGGCGAGGTGGACGAACGCATCACGGCCTGCACCGCCGAGACGCCCCTCGTCGCCCAGTGGGAGTTCGAGGCCCCCGTCGAGAACGCCGACACGACCGCCGCGGTCGCCGGCATCTTGATCGACCGCCTCGCCGCGGCGCTCGCCCAGCAGCAACGCGGCGCGCTACGGATCGAGGCGACGTTCGTCGGCGCCGACCGCTCCGAGCGCCTCCTCGAGCTGCGGCTGTTCGAGCCCACCGCGCGGGCGCAACAGCTCAAGGAGTTGATGACGCTGCGGATGGAGACGCTCACGCTCGACGCCCCGCTGCAAGCGGTGCGGCTCGCGGTGAGCGAGTCGGCGCCCATCGCGCCGCGGCAGGGGACGCTGTTCGACCAGGACCAACGGAACCGGCCGCACGAGCTCGCCCTGCTGGCGGCCCGGCTCACCGGGCGTCTGGGGGAGACACAGGTGCTGCGGGCCCACAAACGCGCGAGCCACCTCCCGGAACGCGCCTTCGCACTCACACCCGCCGCGCAGCAGGCGTCCCGTGCGTACACGCTCGGCGGCGACCACGCCGCCGAGCTGCGTCGGCGGCCGCTCACGCTGCACAACCCGCCGCAACGCGTTGAGCTGCTGGCGGCCGAGCCGGACGGCGCCCCCACGCGGCTGGGGCTCGGCGGGGAACAAGTAGACGTACGCCTCGCGGTCGGCCCCGAACGGATCGAAACCGGCTGGCATCGCGGCGCCACCGTGCGGCGCGACTACTACCGGCTCGAAACACACGGGGGCGCCCTGTGGGTATTCCGAGACCTACGCAGCGGCGCGTGGTGGCTGCACGGGGAGTACTGA
- a CDS encoding error-prone DNA polymerase: MPYAELHCKTNFSFLEGASHASELAARAAELGYAALAVTDRNSLAGIVRAHGAAKDLGLKLLVGAEVTPRDAPPVVLWATDRAAYGRLCRLLTIGRRRAPKGECELRFADIAEYSEGLLAGVIPLPLQGEGLGEGAPRSKRPPQNQPSPPPHPLPMGEGALARYRELFGDRAYLLAELLRDGDDRGKLASLQALARRTGLPLLAAGDVHYHAPERHVVHDVLTAIRTGATVAGVDGGPSFANAQRHLRPVEEIAALFAPAPDAVARTVEVADRCHFSLDELRFEYPTELAPDGLTPIEFLTKLTWQGAAQRYPDGVPPKVRQQIEHELTLIRELRYEAYFLTVWDLVRYARSRNILCQGRGSAANSAVCYALGVTSVDPATSDLLFERFVSKERGEAPDIDVDFEHERREEVLQYLYQKYGRDRAGLAATVITYCARSVVRDVGKALGLSPDRVDALAKQLEGYREEPKLAQRCAEVGIDPGSPLGKRLIYVVTEMIGFPRHLSQHVGGMIITQGPLCELAPIENAAMEDRTVIPWDKDDLDELGILKVDCLCLGMLTAIHKCFDLIEQHEARPLTLASVPQEDPAVYDMICRADTLGVFQIESRAQMTMLPRLKPRTFYDLVIEVAIVRPGPIQGQMVHPYLRRRQKLEDVVYPNDAIRQVLHKTLGVPIFQEQAMKLAVVAAGFTPGEADQLRRAMAAWRRPGVIDAFRKKLLDGMLATGLSEEFALRVYQQIRGFGEYGFPESHAASFALLVYVSAWLKHYYPAAFCAAMVNSQPLGFYAPAQLVRDAREHGVEVLGVDVNRSAWDCTLEGGRGVRGERTVLPPRQGEGWGGGGAGTRGASEADFVPGAPPPLAPPPEGGGGLRAACGRTWMLRLGLRMISGLREDDAEAIVLARGAGPFTSIDDFSRRTGLGQAVIARLAGADAFGSLEVNRREALWQALAEERGAAPQPLFDALPAEDEALPELLPVMGADEEVAADYRATALSLRAHPVSFHRDALTGLGVTTAAGLKALPNGLRVAVAGLVLMRQRPATAKGITFVTLEDETGVMNLVLHPRTWERYYRTARRAGAWIVHGELQSAEGIIHVVVQKLTPLADGLASCETKSRDFR, encoded by the coding sequence ATGCCGTACGCCGAGCTCCACTGCAAGACGAACTTCTCCTTCCTCGAGGGGGCGTCGCACGCCTCGGAGCTGGCCGCGCGTGCCGCGGAGCTGGGCTACGCGGCGCTGGCGGTGACCGACCGCAACAGCCTGGCGGGGATCGTCCGCGCCCACGGCGCGGCCAAGGACCTGGGGCTCAAGCTGCTGGTAGGCGCCGAGGTGACCCCCCGCGACGCGCCGCCGGTGGTGCTGTGGGCCACCGACCGCGCCGCCTACGGCCGGCTCTGCCGGCTGCTGACCATCGGCCGCCGGCGGGCGCCCAAGGGGGAGTGCGAGCTGCGGTTCGCGGACATCGCCGAGTATTCGGAAGGCCTACTCGCAGGAGTAATCCCCCTCCCCCTTCAGGGGGAGGGGCTAGGGGAGGGGGCGCCCCGCAGCAAACGCCCGCCCCAGAACCAACCGTCACCTCCGCCACACCCCCTCCCCATGGGGGAGGGAGCACTCGCGCGTTACCGCGAGTTGTTCGGCGACCGCGCCTACCTGCTGGCGGAGCTGCTGCGCGACGGCGACGACCGCGGCAAGCTGGCCTCGCTTCAAGCACTGGCGCGGCGCACCGGGCTGCCGCTGCTGGCCGCGGGAGACGTGCATTACCACGCGCCCGAGCGCCACGTCGTGCACGACGTGCTGACCGCCATCCGCACCGGCGCCACCGTGGCTGGCGTCGACGGCGGACCGAGTTTTGCGAATGCTCAGCGGCACCTGCGACCCGTTGAAGAAATCGCGGCGCTGTTCGCCCCGGCGCCCGACGCGGTCGCACGCACGGTCGAAGTCGCCGATCGCTGCCATTTCTCACTCGACGAGCTGCGGTTCGAGTACCCCACCGAGCTGGCGCCCGACGGGCTCACGCCGATCGAGTTCCTCACCAAGCTCACCTGGCAGGGCGCCGCGCAGCGTTACCCAGACGGGGTCCCGCCGAAAGTCCGCCAGCAGATCGAGCACGAGCTGACCCTGATCCGCGAGCTGCGCTACGAGGCGTACTTCCTCACCGTGTGGGACCTGGTGCGCTACGCCCGCAGCCGCAACATCCTCTGCCAGGGCCGCGGCTCGGCCGCCAACTCGGCGGTCTGTTACGCGCTGGGCGTGACGTCGGTCGACCCCGCGACCAGCGACCTGTTGTTCGAACGCTTCGTCAGCAAGGAGCGGGGCGAGGCGCCCGACATCGACGTCGATTTTGAGCACGAACGCCGCGAGGAGGTGCTGCAGTACCTCTACCAAAAGTACGGGCGCGACCGCGCGGGGCTGGCCGCCACGGTCATTACCTACTGCGCACGGTCGGTGGTGCGCGACGTCGGCAAGGCGCTGGGCCTGTCGCCCGACCGGGTCGACGCGCTCGCCAAGCAGCTCGAGGGCTACCGCGAAGAGCCCAAGCTGGCGCAGCGCTGCGCCGAAGTCGGCATCGACCCCGGGTCGCCGCTCGGCAAGCGGCTGATCTATGTGGTCACGGAGATGATCGGCTTTCCCCGGCACCTGTCACAGCACGTCGGCGGGATGATCATCACGCAGGGGCCGCTGTGCGAGCTGGCGCCCATCGAGAACGCCGCGATGGAAGACCGCACCGTCATCCCGTGGGACAAGGACGACCTGGACGAACTGGGGATCCTCAAGGTGGACTGCCTGTGCCTGGGGATGCTGACCGCGATCCACAAGTGCTTTGACCTGATCGAGCAGCACGAGGCCCGGCCGCTGACGCTGGCCAGCGTGCCGCAAGAAGACCCGGCCGTGTACGACATGATCTGCCGGGCCGACACGCTGGGGGTGTTCCAGATCGAGAGCCGCGCGCAGATGACGATGCTGCCTCGGCTCAAACCCCGCACGTTCTACGACCTAGTGATCGAGGTAGCGATCGTCCGCCCGGGGCCGATCCAGGGGCAGATGGTGCACCCCTACCTGCGGCGCCGGCAGAAGCTCGAGGACGTGGTTTACCCCAACGACGCCATCCGCCAGGTGCTGCACAAGACGCTCGGCGTGCCGATCTTCCAAGAGCAGGCGATGAAGCTGGCCGTAGTGGCGGCCGGCTTCACGCCGGGCGAGGCGGACCAGCTCCGCCGCGCGATGGCCGCCTGGCGCCGGCCCGGCGTGATCGACGCGTTCCGCAAGAAGCTGCTCGATGGAATGCTTGCGACTGGCTTGAGCGAAGAGTTCGCCCTGCGCGTCTACCAACAGATCCGCGGCTTCGGCGAGTACGGCTTCCCCGAGTCGCACGCGGCCAGCTTTGCGCTCTTGGTGTACGTGTCGGCGTGGCTCAAGCACTACTACCCGGCCGCGTTCTGCGCGGCGATGGTCAACAGCCAGCCGCTGGGCTTTTACGCGCCGGCGCAACTGGTGCGCGACGCACGCGAGCACGGCGTTGAGGTGCTGGGGGTGGACGTGAATCGGAGTGCGTGGGATTGCACGCTGGAGGGGGGGCGAGGGGTGAGGGGCGAGCGAACCGTACTCCCTCCCCGGCAGGGGGAGGGTTGGGGAGGGGGCGGAGCGGGCACACGTGGTGCATCGGAAGCGGACTTTGTACCCGGGGCGCCCCCTCCCCTAGCCCCTCCCCCTGAAGGGGGAGGGGGACTACGCGCGGCCTGCGGCCGCACTTGGATGCTCCGTCTGGGCCTACGCATGATCTCGGGGCTGCGTGAGGACGACGCCGAAGCAATTGTGCTCGCCCGCGGCGCCGGGCCCTTCACTTCCATCGACGACTTCAGCCGCCGCACCGGGTTGGGGCAGGCCGTGATCGCGCGGCTCGCCGGGGCCGATGCGTTTGGCTCGCTCGAGGTCAACCGCCGCGAGGCGCTCTGGCAGGCGCTGGCCGAGGAGCGCGGCGCCGCGCCGCAGCCGCTGTTCGACGCGCTGCCCGCCGAGGACGAGGCGCTCCCCGAGCTGCTGCCGGTGATGGGCGCCGACGAGGAGGTGGCGGCCGACTACCGCGCCACGGCCCTGTCGCTGCGGGCCCACCCGGTGTCATTCCACCGCGACGCGCTCACGGGGCTCGGCGTCACCACCGCGGCGGGGCTCAAGGCGCTGCCGAACGGCCTGCGTGTGGCGGTCGCCGGGCTGGTGTTGATGCGCCAACGCCCCGCGACCGCCAAGGGGATCACTTTCGTCACGCTGGAAGACGAGACGGGGGTGATGAACCTGGTGCTCCACCCACGCACGTGGGAGCGCTACTACCGCACGGCGCGGCGCGCCGGCGCCTGGATCGTGCACGGCGAACTGCAATCGGCCGAGGGGATCATCCACGTCGTGGTCCAGAAGCTCACCCCGCTGGCCGATGGGCTGGCGAGTTGTGAGACGAAGTCGCGTGACTTCCGCTAG